CTTTTGCCCACTCGTTTGTGCTTGTGTCTAAATTTTTCCATTCATAAGTACCGCCAAGGTAGAATTTATTGTTTTTTAAAGGTATTAATGATATGTGTCTGTTGTAAGTTTCTCTAAGATTTAATCCTTTAATTTCCAATATTAGCATCTCTCCTTTTGCTGGTCTGAATGGGAGATATGAAAAAAGATTTGTAGTTATTTCTTTATACCCTCTTGTAAAGATTAATTTTTTGAATTTAAATGCTTTGATTTTAAAAGATTGTTCACTTATTTGAATTGTATTTTCATTGATTTCTGCTTTGATGTATGCATTGTTTTTGATAAAATACTCCCTAATGGTTTCTATGTATGAAGTTGTATTGACTACGGCTCCCTTAGTTAGCATCCCTCCATCATTATCAGAAGAAAAATCGTAAATTTTTCCTCCTTTTATTGATAGTATGAAATTTTGTATATTCTTATCTTTTTTCATCTTAAGAAGAATTTCTTCTTTCTGTGTTTTTGTAGTAAATGGTCTGAAAATGGGTTTTTCTTCTAAAAAAGAACAGTTAACGTTTTTTTCAATATCCTTGTAATATTGAATTGAGAATTCGAAAATTTCAGGCTCTTTCCAAGCAGTATTCATTTTTCTTCCCATAATAGGGTTA
This is a stretch of genomic DNA from Borrelia sp. P9F1. It encodes these proteins:
- a CDS encoding FAD-binding oxidoreductase, which translates into the protein MEFEFAVIGGGIAGSTLTYELIKRKKSVILFDNENEKATTVAGGLINPIMGRKMNTAWKEPEIFEFSIQYYKDIEKNVNCSFLEEKPIFRPFTTKTQKEEILLKMKKDKNIQNFILSIKGGKIYDFSSDNDGGMLTKGAVVNTTSYIETIREYFIKNNAYIKAEINENTIQISEQSFKIKAFKFKKLIFTRGYKEITTNLFSYLPFRPAKGEMLILEIKGLNLRETYNRHISLIPLKNNKFYLGGTYEWKNLDTSTNEWAKEELIAKLKKITNLSYSIIQHKAHVRPSTLDREPFLGEHPKYRNIFILNGLGTRGISMAPYLSQSIIDYIEKKSNLPSHYDIYRYANFYKETNNFFAIYLNLEKNNIMLK